From a region of the Calderihabitans maritimus genome:
- a CDS encoding AbrB/MazE/SpoVT family DNA-binding domain-containing protein translates to MIKKLTAHGNSAALIIDKAILELLNITMDTPLKITTDGKNLIISPMSDNDRGERFQQALNKVNAKHAATLKRLAE, encoded by the coding sequence ATGATTAAGAAACTGACGGCGCATGGAAACAGCGCGGCGTTGATTATCGACAAAGCTATATTGGAACTGTTGAACATAACGATGGACACACCTCTGAAAATTACCACGGACGGAAAGAACCTGATTATTTCTCCAATGAGTGATAATGATCGGGGAGAGAGATTTCAACAGGCCTTGAACAAGGTGAACGCGAAACATGCCGCTACACTAAAAAGGCTAGCTGAGTAA